A region of Rhodamnia argentea isolate NSW1041297 chromosome 9, ASM2092103v1, whole genome shotgun sequence DNA encodes the following proteins:
- the LOC125316599 gene encoding uncharacterized protein LOC125316599 — translation MRYIQDLGPMAKFVAMRNLSQISPQSSVPRNEVPHLQMETFPYVVPNISLGPFQQVAAARSVHQGSVHQKAGPALTDFSYRNPGKPLHLNVHSQSSNFYGGNVLPIGGMNRSEDPRSKIPEASHTLGYPTHQTGQTHFTNKGLDIRNDSERNMTVGIPYSSSFYKPIATTLYGNPNPFATGNIAPDSHGRSFSNMMKDAMRTDGQGKMGEVVSSYPGMHAIAAKRNSPLLPSWQEPSLVASSFIGNDHNDLGHTLQAASFHEESSPGLGQMSNWVSPTNEGSSNGAGRFLYWLIPGHEASSTGAGPVPNWLSLGHGGVSDQVSNYANPVTSKPQFFEFLCPQQSGPTEVDVMGQARIPQPQDQAPRHDTRLGSFFDVQDGRSHDPKGKSIMENPTPSVSQHS, via the coding sequence AtgcgatatattcaggatttgggGCCAATGGCGAAATTCGTTGCTATGAGGAATTTATCTCAAATCTCGCCCCAAAGCTCTGTACCCCGAAATGAAGTTCCGCACTTGCAGATGGAAACTTTCCCTTATGTCGTTCCTAACATATCACTAGGTCCTTTTCAACAAGTTGCAGCTGCAAGATCGGTTCACCAAGGCTCTGTTCATCAAAAAGCAGGTCCTGCATTAACTGACTTTTCTTATAGGAACCCTGGAAAGCCTCTTCATCTCAATGTACATTCTCAATCAAGTAATTTCTATGGAGGGAATGTCCTACCGATTGGAGGTATGAATCGAAGTGAAGATCCGAGGTCTAAAATTCCTGAAGCTAGTCACACATTGGGGTACCCCACTCATCAGACTGGACAAACACACTTCACGAACAAGGGGTTAGACATCCGTAATGATTCTGAGAGGAACATGACTGTCGGGATTCCGTATTCCAGTTCTTTCTACAAGCCCATCGCTACAACTCTGTATGGCAACCCAAATCCCTTTGCCACAGGGAACATTGCCCCTGATTCTCATGGACgtagtttctctaacatgatgAAAGATGCTATGAGGACGGATGGACAGGGGAAAATGGGAGAAGTAGTTTCTTCCTATCCAGGAATGCATGCCATAgcggcaaaaagaaacagtccTCTACTTCCTTCTTGGCAAGAGCCTTCTCTCGTTGCTAGCTCCTTTATTGGGAATGACCATAATGATCTTGGCCACACACTGCAAGCGGCATCCTTCCATGAAGAGAGCTCACCTGGCCTTGGTCAAATGTCAAACTGGGTAAGCCCAACCAACGAAGGCAGCTCAAATGGTGCAGGTCGGTTTCTTTACTGGTTAATCCCAGGCCATGAAGCCAGCTCAACTGGTGCTGGTCCAGTGCCTAACTGGTTAAGCTTAGGCCATGGAGGTGTCTCAGATCAAGTTTCCAACTATGCAAACCCAGTGACATCGAAGCCTCAATTCTTCGAGTTCTTGTGTCCCCAGCAATCTGGACCCACGGAAGTTGATGTCATGGGGCAAGCTAGAATTCCACAGCCGCAGGACCAGGCACCTCGACATGACACACGGCTTGGGAGTTTCTTTGATGTGCAGGATGGCAGATCTCATGATCCGAAAGGGAAGTCAATCATGGAAAACCCGACTCCGTCTGTCTCCCAACATTCCTAG